One Saprospiraceae bacterium DNA window includes the following coding sequences:
- a CDS encoding transketolase yields MADITQLKELAAQVRRDIVRMVFNCQSGHPGGSLGCTEFFVALYGSVLKHKPKPFKMEGKGQDLFFLSNGHISPVWYSVLARTGYFDVKELNTFRKINSRLQGHPATHEGLPGVRVASGSLGQGLSVAIGAALAKRLDGDPRWVFCLTGDGELQEGQCWEALLFAAHHKVDNLIVTVDWNGQQIDGPNDAVIGLGNLPAKWKAFGWDVLVLENGNDLEAVVGALRRAKRRTGKGKPVVILMKTEMGYGVDFMQGTHKWHGKAPNQEQFESAMKQLAETSLGDF; encoded by the coding sequence ATGGCAGACATAACCCAGTTGAAAGAACTCGCCGCGCAAGTACGCCGCGACATCGTGCGCATGGTGTTCAATTGTCAAAGCGGGCATCCCGGCGGGTCGCTCGGGTGCACAGAGTTTTTTGTGGCACTTTACGGCAGCGTGCTCAAACACAAGCCCAAACCCTTCAAGATGGAGGGCAAGGGGCAAGATTTGTTTTTTTTGTCAAACGGGCACATTTCGCCTGTTTGGTACTCTGTGCTGGCGCGCACAGGCTATTTCGACGTGAAGGAACTCAATACTTTCCGAAAAATAAATTCCCGACTGCAAGGCCACCCCGCCACCCACGAAGGGCTGCCGGGCGTGCGCGTGGCCTCCGGCTCGTTGGGGCAGGGGCTGTCGGTCGCCATCGGTGCGGCGCTCGCCAAACGGCTCGACGGCGACCCGCGTTGGGTGTTTTGCCTGACTGGCGACGGCGAATTGCAGGAGGGGCAATGTTGGGAGGCACTTCTTTTTGCCGCGCATCATAAAGTGGACAATCTCATCGTGACGGTGGACTGGAACGGCCAGCAGATTGATGGCCCGAACGACGCGGTAATCGGGTTGGGCAACTTGCCGGCCAAATGGAAGGCGTTTGGGTGGGATGTGTTGGTGTTGGAGAACGGCAACGACTTGGAGGCTGTCGTCGGCGCGCTGCGCCGCGCCAAGCGTCGCACGGGCAAGGGCAAGCCAGTGGTGATTCTGATGAAAACAGAGATGGGCTACGGCGTGGATTTCATGCAAGGCACGCACAAATGGCACGGCAAAGCGCCGAACCAAGAGCAGTTTGAAAGTGCGATGAAACAACTGGCGGAGACGAGTTTGGGGGATTTTTGA
- a CDS encoding cupin-like domain-containing protein, translated as MLELLPVDRRTGLTRETFAAEYLTPMKPVVFTDLTASWPARQRWTIEHFKAQYGHLRVPVVSNNYSKPGRGYMTPDRVISFKEYLEILESGPNDLRIFLWNIFRVAPELRHDFSIPTIMDGFVDELPFMFFGGESSKVALHYDIDMSHVFLNQIHGRKRVILFAPDQGVNLYHHPFTVASYVDLNHPDYEKYPALAQAKGYEVMLQPGETLFMPSGYWHYIEYTDGGYSISLRSFGSLPARVRGLANIATHYVVDKGMNKLMGPSWRKLKERLAEKRAESVL; from the coding sequence ATGCTGGAACTTTTACCCGTTGACCGCCGCACTGGCCTCACCCGCGAGACTTTTGCCGCTGAATATCTAACCCCCATGAAGCCAGTCGTCTTTACTGACCTCACCGCTTCTTGGCCAGCTCGGCAACGCTGGACAATAGAACACTTCAAAGCCCAATACGGCCACCTCCGCGTGCCGGTGGTGTCCAACAACTACTCCAAACCCGGGCGAGGCTATATGACCCCCGACCGCGTGATATCATTCAAGGAATACCTTGAAATCCTCGAAAGCGGGCCTAACGACCTGCGCATTTTCCTGTGGAACATTTTCCGCGTGGCGCCCGAACTACGCCACGATTTTAGCATCCCGACCATCATGGATGGTTTTGTGGACGAGCTGCCCTTCATGTTCTTTGGCGGCGAGAGCTCCAAGGTGGCGCTGCACTACGACATTGACATGAGCCATGTTTTTCTCAATCAAATACATGGCCGCAAACGGGTCATCCTCTTTGCGCCCGACCAAGGGGTCAATCTCTACCATCACCCCTTCACGGTGGCCAGCTATGTGGATTTGAACCATCCCGACTACGAAAAATACCCGGCGCTGGCACAAGCCAAAGGCTACGAGGTGATGCTCCAGCCGGGCGAGACGCTTTTCATGCCCTCCGGTTATTGGCACTACATCGAGTACACCGACGGTGGCTATTCCATCAGCCTGCGCTCATTTGGCTCGTTGCCCGCACGCGTGCGTGGTTTGGCGAACATCGCCACGCACTACGTCGTGGACAAAGGCATGAACAAGTTGATGGGGCCGAGCTGGCGCAAGCTGAAAGAACGCTTGGCCGAAAAACGTGCCGAGTCGGTGTTGTAA
- a CDS encoding ABC-F family ATP-binding cassette domain-containing protein codes for MNFLTLENITKSYGEKVLFQNISLRIDKGQKIGLIAKNGTGKTTLMRVIAGKEGAEGESAKILLRKDIRIGWLDQEPYFSPELDVLGAVLDPSNPLVRVVERYEHALAHPEKTAELQEAIALMDLNDAWSFEAKVKETLFRFRMEDFEQKVKNLSGGQQKRLALVKILLEEPDFLILDEPTNHLDIEMIEWLEEYLQQPGITLFMVTHDRYFLENVCDSIIELEGGQLRRYSGSYSDYLEKKALREEVEATTYERQNKLLKRELEWVRRSPQARTTKAKARVDAYFNKKEANDALKKKPEELRLAIKENWLGSKVVELHNISKSFGEKKLLENFTYKFKRKERIGIVGPNGSGKSTFLQILTGALPPDTGKVVIGDTIIFGHYRQEGIQLKADKRVIDAVRDIADYIPLEKGKELSAAQLLERFLFTRPQQQVYVSQLSGGERRRLYLLTVLMKNPNFLILDEPTNDLDVLTLQVLEDFLEDFPGCLVVVTHDRYFMDRLVDHLFVFEGNGKIKDFNGTYAEYRALKRSENSAATVIPPKAETAQAKPAPGLTNTERNEMKKLEKELAALESRKKEILEKFNAADLGAEEATRLSAELGKLQDDLDGKEMRWLELSEK; via the coding sequence GTGAATTTCCTCACTCTCGAAAATATCACCAAGTCCTACGGCGAGAAAGTTCTTTTTCAGAACATCAGCCTGCGCATTGACAAGGGCCAAAAAATCGGTCTCATCGCCAAAAACGGCACTGGCAAAACCACGCTCATGCGCGTCATCGCAGGCAAGGAAGGCGCCGAGGGCGAGAGCGCTAAAATCCTGCTGCGCAAGGACATCCGTATCGGTTGGCTCGACCAGGAACCCTACTTCAGCCCCGAACTCGATGTGCTCGGCGCGGTGCTCGACCCCAGCAACCCGCTCGTGCGCGTGGTGGAACGTTACGAACATGCGCTGGCTCACCCGGAGAAAACTGCCGAGTTGCAGGAGGCCATCGCTCTGATGGACTTGAACGACGCTTGGTCGTTCGAGGCAAAAGTGAAAGAGACGCTGTTCCGCTTTCGCATGGAGGATTTTGAGCAAAAGGTGAAAAACCTTTCCGGTGGCCAGCAAAAGCGGCTGGCTTTGGTCAAAATCCTGCTCGAAGAACCTGATTTCCTCATCCTCGACGAACCGACCAACCACCTCGACATAGAGATGATAGAATGGCTCGAAGAGTATTTGCAACAGCCGGGCATCACCCTTTTCATGGTGACACACGACCGCTATTTTCTTGAAAACGTGTGCGACAGCATCATCGAACTCGAAGGTGGGCAACTGCGCCGTTACTCCGGCTCATACTCGGATTATTTGGAAAAAAAAGCCTTGCGCGAGGAGGTGGAAGCCACGACCTACGAACGCCAGAACAAACTCCTTAAACGCGAACTCGAATGGGTGCGTCGTTCGCCCCAAGCCCGCACAACGAAAGCGAAGGCGCGCGTGGATGCTTATTTCAACAAAAAAGAGGCAAACGACGCGCTGAAAAAAAAGCCGGAAGAACTGCGGCTTGCCATCAAGGAAAACTGGCTCGGCAGCAAGGTGGTGGAGCTGCACAACATCAGCAAGTCGTTCGGAGAAAAGAAGTTGCTCGAAAATTTCACCTACAAATTCAAGCGCAAGGAGCGCATCGGCATCGTGGGGCCGAACGGTTCCGGCAAATCCACGTTCCTGCAAATTCTCACCGGCGCCCTGCCGCCCGACACGGGCAAGGTCGTCATCGGCGACACGATTATCTTTGGCCACTACCGGCAGGAGGGCATCCAACTCAAAGCGGACAAGCGCGTGATTGATGCCGTGCGCGACATCGCTGACTATATCCCGCTCGAAAAAGGCAAGGAACTTTCAGCAGCGCAATTGCTCGAACGTTTCCTATTCACCCGACCTCAGCAACAGGTGTATGTGAGCCAACTTTCAGGCGGCGAGCGGCGCAGACTCTACCTGCTGACAGTGCTGATGAAAAACCCCAACTTCCTCATTCTCGACGAACCGACGAACGACCTCGACGTGTTGACCTTACAAGTTCTGGAGGATTTTCTCGAAGATTTCCCCGGCTGCCTCGTGGTGGTCACGCACGACCGCTATTTCATGGACCGTCTCGTTGACCATCTTTTTGTTTTTGAAGGCAACGGAAAAATCAAGGACTTCAACGGCACCTATGCCGAGTACCGCGCTTTGAAACGAAGCGAAAATTCCGCCGCTACTGTCATTCCGCCGAAGGCGGAAACTGCACAAGCCAAGCCTGCCCCTGGTCTCACAAACACCGAGCGCAACGAGATGAAAAAACTCGAAAAAGAACTCGCCGCGTTGGAAAGCCGCAAGAAGGAGATTCTGGAAAAATTCAACGCCGCCGACTTGGGCGCGGAAGAGGCGACGCGGCTTTCCGCCGAATTGGGAAAGTTGCAGGACGACTTGGACGGCAAGGAGATGCGGTGGCTGGAACTTTCGGAAAAGTGA
- a CDS encoding acyl-CoA dehydrogenase family protein yields the protein MQSNGSTASAHKISQREDRYQHHDYYGVDELLSAEHLLARDAVRDWVKAEVSPIIEDYANRAECPTHLFKGLAEIGAYGPSLPAEYGCGGMDEIAYGVIMQELERGDSGVRSMASVQGSLVMYPIYKFGSEEQRRHYLPKLAKGEFIGCFGLTEPDAGSNPGGMITNVKDDGDTYILNGAKMWITNSPVADIAVVWAKREDGKIIGLIVEKGMKGFSAPEIHGKWSLRASITGELVFEDVRVPKKNVLPNVVGLKGPLSCLTKARYGIAWGAIGAALDCYDSALRYSQERVQFGKPIGAFQLTQKKLAEMITEITKAQLLAWRLGTLANEGKHTPAQVSMAKRNNVNMALEIAREARQIHGGMGITNEYPVMRHMMNLETVLTYEGTHDIHLLITGHDVTGFDAFK from the coding sequence ATGCAATCAAACGGCTCCACCGCCTCCGCACATAAAATCTCCCAACGCGAAGACCGCTACCAACACCACGACTACTACGGCGTGGACGAACTGCTCTCCGCCGAACACCTGCTCGCCCGCGACGCGGTGCGCGATTGGGTGAAAGCAGAGGTCAGCCCCATCATCGAGGACTATGCCAACCGCGCCGAGTGCCCCACGCACCTGTTCAAAGGTTTGGCCGAAATCGGCGCTTATGGCCCCTCTTTGCCAGCAGAATATGGCTGCGGCGGCATGGACGAAATCGCCTACGGCGTCATCATGCAGGAGCTCGAGCGCGGCGACTCTGGCGTTCGCTCCATGGCCTCTGTGCAAGGCTCGCTCGTGATGTACCCGATTTACAAATTCGGCAGCGAAGAACAGCGCCGCCACTACTTGCCCAAATTGGCCAAAGGCGAGTTCATCGGCTGCTTTGGCCTCACCGAACCCGACGCCGGCTCCAACCCCGGCGGCATGATTACCAACGTGAAAGACGACGGCGACACCTACATCCTGAACGGCGCGAAAATGTGGATTACCAACTCGCCCGTCGCCGACATCGCTGTCGTGTGGGCAAAAAGAGAGGACGGCAAAATCATCGGCCTCATCGTTGAAAAAGGCATGAAAGGCTTCTCCGCGCCGGAGATTCACGGCAAATGGAGCCTCCGCGCCAGCATCACCGGCGAGCTTGTTTTTGAAGATGTGCGGGTGCCGAAGAAGAATGTGTTGCCCAACGTCGTCGGTCTCAAAGGCCCGCTTTCCTGCCTGACGAAGGCTCGCTACGGCATCGCATGGGGCGCGATTGGCGCGGCGCTTGATTGCTACGACTCGGCTTTGCGCTACTCGCAAGAGCGCGTCCAGTTCGGTAAGCCCATCGGCGCCTTCCAATTGACGCAAAAGAAACTGGCCGAAATGATTACCGAAATCACGAAGGCTCAATTGCTCGCGTGGCGGCTCGGCACTTTGGCAAACGAGGGCAAACACACGCCCGCCCAAGTCTCCATGGCAAAACGCAACAACGTCAACATGGCGCTCGAAATCGCCCGTGAAGCCCGCCAGATTCACGGCGGCATGGGCATCACCAACGAATACCCCGTGATGCGCCACATGATGAACCTCGAAACGGTGCTGACCTACGAAGGGACGCACGACATTCACCTGCTCATCACCGGCCACGACGTGACGGGGTTTGATGCCTTCAAATAA
- a CDS encoding transketolase family protein — protein sequence MKINEITSTAARATREGFGAGLLELGRQNPNVVGLTADLMESLQMQHFQKEFPERFYQCGISEANMMGIAAGLATGGKIPYTGTFANFSTGRVYDQIRQSIAYSHKNVKICASHAGVTLGEDGATHQILEDIGMMRMLPGMVVINPCDFNQTKAATIAIAEHHGPVYLRFGRPAWPIFTAENQKFKIGKALHLASGKDVTIFATGHLVWTSIEAAKELAADGISCEVINIHTIKPLDEEAILDSASKTRAVVVAEEHQRNGGLGDAIANLLVHRLPVPMEYVGVNDSFGESGKPAELLEKYGLGKKDVAWAVKDVLDRKK from the coding sequence ATGAAAATCAACGAAATAACAAGCACCGCCGCTCGCGCCACTCGCGAAGGTTTCGGGGCGGGGCTGCTCGAGCTGGGCCGCCAAAATCCCAACGTGGTGGGGCTGACCGCCGACTTGATGGAATCGCTGCAAATGCAGCATTTCCAGAAAGAATTTCCCGAACGCTTTTATCAATGCGGCATCTCGGAAGCCAACATGATGGGCATTGCGGCAGGGTTGGCCACGGGCGGCAAAATCCCCTACACAGGCACCTTTGCCAACTTCAGCACCGGGCGCGTCTATGACCAAATCCGCCAAAGCATCGCCTACTCGCACAAAAACGTCAAAATCTGCGCCTCTCACGCGGGCGTGACTTTGGGAGAAGACGGCGCCACCCACCAAATACTCGAAGACATCGGCATGATGCGGATGCTGCCCGGCATGGTCGTCATCAATCCTTGCGATTTCAACCAGACGAAGGCCGCCACCATCGCCATAGCCGAGCATCACGGCCCGGTCTATCTGCGTTTTGGCCGCCCAGCTTGGCCGATATTCACGGCTGAAAATCAGAAATTCAAAATCGGGAAAGCCCTTCATCTCGCATCTGGAAAAGACGTGACCATTTTCGCCACCGGCCACCTTGTCTGGACGAGCATCGAGGCCGCCAAAGAACTCGCGGCCGATGGCATTTCCTGCGAGGTCATCAATATCCACACCATCAAGCCGCTCGACGAAGAGGCGATTTTGGATTCGGCGAGCAAGACGCGCGCCGTGGTGGTGGCCGAGGAACACCAGCGCAATGGCGGCCTCGGCGATGCCATCGCCAACCTGCTCGTCCACCGCCTGCCCGTGCCGATGGAGTACGTCGGCGTGAACGATTCGTTCGGCGAGAGCGGCAAACCAGCCGAACTTTTAGAGAAATACGGGCTTGGCAAAAAAGACGTGGCGTGGGCGGTGAAGGATGTATTGGATAGAAAGAAGTAG
- a CDS encoding FkbM family methyltransferase: MSFLDKLRLKARADKYRRRTDPGGIRFILETLRPGDTALDVGAHKGGYAFWMLKQVGERGRVIGFEPQRSLFEYLNKIKKSLRWENFSVEHLALSDHEGSVELRIPVKKDKKSSPGASIVKTVFEEGDVRTESVMANTLDHFCSQHSVVPHLLKIDVEGNELAVLQGGKQVLQRYHPAILLECEARHVGTERVWETFRFLEKLGYQGFFIEGSLFRPLAEFDFSKHQSEDQKPYCNNFVFQKN; encoded by the coding sequence ATGTCTTTTCTCGACAAACTCCGCCTGAAAGCGCGTGCCGACAAATATCGCCGCCGTACTGACCCGGGTGGCATTCGCTTCATTTTGGAAACGTTGCGTCCTGGCGACACGGCGCTTGATGTCGGAGCGCACAAAGGGGGATATGCCTTTTGGATGCTGAAACAAGTTGGCGAGCGAGGAAGGGTCATTGGTTTCGAGCCACAACGGTCCCTTTTTGAGTATTTGAACAAAATAAAAAAAAGCCTGCGCTGGGAAAATTTCTCGGTGGAGCATTTGGCGCTGTCCGACCACGAGGGCAGTGTCGAGTTGCGCATTCCGGTGAAAAAGGACAAAAAATCATCGCCGGGGGCCAGCATCGTCAAAACGGTTTTTGAGGAAGGCGATGTCCGAACGGAATCCGTGATGGCGAACACGTTGGACCATTTTTGCTCCCAACATTCGGTTGTGCCTCACCTGCTCAAAATAGACGTGGAAGGCAACGAATTGGCCGTTCTGCAAGGTGGCAAACAAGTGTTGCAGCGATATCATCCGGCTATCCTGCTGGAATGCGAGGCGCGACATGTGGGGACGGAGCGGGTTTGGGAAACTTTCCGTTTTTTGGAAAAACTGGGTTATCAAGGCTTTTTTATCGAAGGCTCCTTGTTTCGCCCGCTCGCCGAGTTTGATTTTTCCAAACATCAGTCGGAAGACCAGAAGCCGTATTGCAACAATTTTGTTTTTCAAAAAAATTAG
- a CDS encoding UDP-3-O-(3-hydroxymyristoyl)glucosamine N-acyltransferase, protein MKFAQPIPVSALAARLNARQIIGDDTLSASGINEIHKVEPGDIAFSDVKKYFEKTLRSAATIILLNEPAECPPGKVILVVENPFEAYDSLVREHRPFEPITMPVSHRADIHPTAIIEPGVVIAANVRISARCHIQANTYIGEYSVIGEDVTIGPNCIIGSDAFYFKKLADGSYRKWRSGGRVVIEDNVDIGAGCTINKGVSGDTIIGAGSKLDCQIHIGHGAVIGKNCLLAAQVGIGGKTILEDNVVLYGQVGVSQAIRIGKGAVVSAKAGVSKSLEGGKAYFGIPADDARDKYRELAALRQLPEALKQWEK, encoded by the coding sequence ATGAAATTTGCACAACCCATCCCTGTCTCCGCGCTGGCTGCGCGACTCAACGCTCGCCAAATCATCGGCGACGACACCCTCTCCGCTTCCGGCATCAATGAAATTCACAAAGTGGAACCCGGCGACATCGCGTTCTCCGATGTGAAAAAATATTTTGAAAAAACACTGCGCAGCGCTGCCACCATCATTTTGCTCAATGAGCCAGCCGAGTGCCCGCCCGGCAAGGTGATTCTCGTCGTCGAAAATCCCTTCGAGGCTTACGATTCGCTGGTGCGCGAACATCGCCCCTTCGAACCAATCACGATGCCCGTCAGCCATCGCGCCGACATTCACCCGACTGCGATTATCGAGCCAGGGGTCGTCATCGCGGCCAATGTTCGTATCAGCGCGCGTTGCCACATCCAAGCCAACACATACATCGGCGAATACTCCGTTATCGGCGAAGATGTGACCATCGGCCCCAATTGCATTATTGGCTCTGATGCTTTTTATTTCAAAAAATTAGCCGACGGCTCATATCGGAAATGGCGCTCCGGTGGCCGTGTCGTCATCGAGGACAACGTGGACATTGGCGCAGGTTGCACCATCAACAAAGGCGTGAGTGGCGACACCATCATCGGTGCTGGCAGCAAACTGGACTGCCAAATCCACATCGGGCACGGAGCTGTCATCGGGAAAAACTGCCTTTTGGCCGCTCAGGTGGGCATCGGCGGCAAGACCATCCTTGAAGACAATGTGGTGCTATACGGTCAGGTAGGCGTTTCGCAAGCCATCCGCATTGGGAAAGGCGCGGTGGTGTCGGCCAAAGCGGGCGTGTCCAAATCGCTTGAAGGCGGCAAGGCTTATTTTGGCATTCCGGCAGATGATGCGCGGGATAAATACAGGGAGTTGGCAGCGCTTCGACAGTTGCCAGAGGCGCTCAAGCAGTGGGAGAAATGA
- a CDS encoding family 10 glycosylhydrolase, with amino-acid sequence MKPLFRFFAFFLLLLAFVQNTDAQPPNVEMRGTWIATVANIDWPSQPGLPVERQKAEFDSLLDVLKAMNMNAVFVQVRPSGDAFYNSNAVPWSKFLTGEQGLPPADSSYDPLRYMIKAAHDRRMEFHAWLNPYRATWDLDTASLSLIHPMRTLPPNLKEQWFFRYGRRYYFNPANPFVRQHLTNVVRDIIVRYDVDGIHFDDYFYPYKEPGENLNDYNEFASNPRGFTNIEDWRRDNVNKLIQEVSQVIKRFKPYVRFGIGSFGVWRNSDRDPLNGSDTRAGISSYDDLYADILLWLKSGWIDYVAPQLYWSIGFPPSDYQKLLDWWSKHTYGKHLYIGHAAYKIGNSPNDPNWNNPEEISKQVAMARANPNVQGSIYFSAKSLLRNSLGVQDTLVNELYASPAIMPPMPGLLKAPPATPQICRMQGTPSTVKLAWHVCDVLTGDEVPHYFAIYRFDGEGVGNFKDPYNLLVTTPFYSEEYIYEDQTAQEGRHYTYVVVAYNRANVESYSSEPIYVKKTKKGAKKKKKFWGYMF; translated from the coding sequence ATGAAGCCTCTTTTTCGTTTTTTTGCCTTCTTCCTGCTGCTACTCGCCTTTGTGCAAAACACAGATGCTCAGCCACCCAACGTCGAGATGCGCGGCACTTGGATTGCTACCGTGGCCAACATTGATTGGCCCTCGCAGCCCGGCCTACCGGTAGAGCGTCAAAAGGCGGAATTCGATAGCCTGCTCGACGTGTTGAAGGCGATGAACATGAACGCGGTGTTTGTGCAGGTGCGCCCCTCTGGCGATGCTTTCTACAACTCGAACGCTGTGCCCTGGAGCAAATTCCTGACAGGCGAACAAGGGCTTCCGCCAGCCGATTCCAGCTACGACCCCTTGCGCTACATGATAAAGGCAGCGCACGACCGGCGCATGGAGTTCCACGCCTGGCTCAATCCCTATCGCGCCACTTGGGACCTCGACACAGCAAGCCTTTCGCTCATCCACCCCATGCGAACCCTGCCACCCAACCTCAAGGAACAGTGGTTTTTCCGCTACGGGCGGCGCTATTATTTCAACCCAGCCAACCCTTTTGTGCGCCAGCATCTGACCAATGTCGTGCGCGACATCATTGTCCGATACGACGTGGACGGCATTCATTTCGACGACTATTTTTATCCCTACAAAGAACCCGGAGAAAACCTCAACGACTACAACGAGTTCGCATCTAACCCGCGAGGGTTCACCAACATAGAGGATTGGCGGCGCGACAACGTGAACAAACTGATTCAAGAGGTCTCGCAGGTCATCAAAAGATTCAAGCCTTATGTCCGATTCGGCATTGGCTCCTTTGGGGTATGGCGCAATTCCGACCGAGACCCTCTCAACGGCTCCGACACCCGCGCAGGTATTTCGAGCTACGACGACCTCTACGCCGACATCTTGCTGTGGCTGAAAAGCGGCTGGATTGACTATGTGGCCCCTCAGCTGTACTGGAGCATCGGGTTCCCGCCCTCCGATTATCAGAAATTGCTCGACTGGTGGAGCAAACACACCTACGGCAAACACCTTTACATAGGGCACGCGGCCTATAAAATCGGGAACAGCCCCAACGACCCCAATTGGAACAACCCAGAGGAAATCAGCAAGCAAGTCGCCATGGCACGCGCCAACCCCAACGTGCAAGGAAGTATTTATTTTTCAGCAAAATCACTCCTGCGCAACTCGCTTGGTGTGCAGGATACGCTCGTCAACGAATTATATGCCTCGCCTGCCATCATGCCGCCTATGCCCGGCCTCTTGAAAGCCCCACCCGCCACGCCGCAAATATGCCGGATGCAAGGCACGCCCAGCACCGTCAAACTTGCTTGGCACGTCTGCGACGTGCTGACGGGCGACGAGGTGCCGCACTACTTCGCCATCTATCGCTTCGACGGGGAAGGAGTGGGCAATTTTAAAGACCCCTACAACCTGCTCGTCACCACCCCATTTTATTCGGAAGAGTACATCTACGAAGACCAAACGGCTCAGGAGGGTCGCCACTATACCTACGTCGTGGTGGCTTACAACCGCGCCAACGTGGAGAGTTACAGCAGCGAGCCTATCTATGTGAAAAAGACAAAAAAGGGAGCAAAAAAGAAAAAGAAGTTTTGGGGGTACATGTTTTAA
- the hemB gene encoding porphobilinogen synthase, with product MFRRPRRNRQSAALRGMATETHLSVQHLVFPMFVLDGQKMRSEIRSLPGIYRLSPDTLLREIESCMHLGLSNFILFPAVADQLKDKTATYSWSPENFYLKTAREIKRRFPECCLISDVAMDPYSSDGHDGMVIDGEIANDETLPILAQMSVAQAAAGFDMLGPSDMMDGRVGYIREALDEQGFTKTGILAYTAKYASAMYGPFRDALDSAPKSGDKKSYQMNPANKREALIEAELDTAEGADMLMVKPALHYLDVIHLLKEKSHLPIAAYHVSGECAMLRAACGNGWLDFDRAMPETLLSIRRAGADVILTYFAKEFAERFPEGI from the coding sequence ATATTTCGTCGCCCGCGTCGCAACCGCCAATCTGCCGCCCTTCGCGGTATGGCTACAGAAACCCACCTAAGCGTTCAGCACCTCGTGTTCCCGATGTTTGTGTTGGATGGTCAAAAGATGCGCAGCGAGATTCGTTCGCTGCCCGGCATATATCGGCTTTCACCAGATACCCTGCTTCGTGAAATCGAAAGTTGCATGCACTTGGGACTTTCCAATTTTATCCTGTTCCCGGCGGTAGCCGACCAACTGAAGGATAAAACCGCTACATATAGCTGGTCGCCAGAAAACTTCTACTTAAAAACCGCTCGCGAAATCAAGCGTCGTTTCCCGGAATGCTGTCTTATCAGCGACGTGGCAATGGACCCGTATTCGAGTGACGGACATGACGGGATGGTGATTGACGGTGAGATAGCAAATGACGAGACATTGCCGATTTTGGCTCAGATGTCGGTGGCTCAGGCGGCAGCGGGATTCGATATGCTTGGTCCTTCCGATATGATGGACGGTAGGGTAGGATATATCCGTGAGGCTCTTGACGAACAGGGTTTTACGAAAACGGGCATACTGGCCTACACGGCCAAATACGCCAGTGCGATGTATGGCCCTTTCCGCGACGCGCTGGATTCCGCGCCAAAAAGTGGGGATAAGAAATCGTACCAGATGAACCCGGCGAACAAACGGGAGGCTCTTATCGAGGCCGAACTCGACACCGCCGAAGGCGCGGATATGCTGATGGTGAAACCCGCGCTGCACTACCTTGACGTGATTCATCTGCTGAAAGAAAAAAGCCATTTGCCCATCGCGGCTTATCATGTGAGTGGTGAGTGTGCCATGCTCCGGGCGGCGTGCGGCAACGGCTGGCTCGACTTCGACCGGGCGATGCCTGAGACATTGCTGAGCATTCGCAGGGCGGGAGCAGATGTTATTCTGACCTATTTTGCGAAGGAGTTTGCGGAGCGATTTCCTGAGGGGATTTGA